From the Amycolatopsis thermoflava N1165 genome, one window contains:
- a CDS encoding DUF4873 domain-containing protein has product MSADDEDGYTGPATVVVDGAEVPVEVELRGHFQPIDGYYRWYGRIAPSARLDELCGGRKKKGEIRTPDGSATGELSDPDPWGRYRILGTSTPPFTVPKTLAELAD; this is encoded by the coding sequence ATGTCGGCTGACGACGAAGACGGCTACACCGGTCCCGCGACGGTGGTGGTGGACGGCGCCGAGGTGCCGGTCGAGGTGGAGCTGAGGGGCCACTTCCAGCCGATCGACGGCTACTACCGCTGGTACGGCCGCATCGCGCCGAGCGCCCGGCTGGACGAGCTGTGCGGCGGCCGCAAGAAGAAGGGCGAGATCCGCACCCCGGACGGCTCGGCCACCGGCGAGCTGTCCGACCCCGACCCGTGGGGGCGGTACCGCATCCTGGGGACGAGCACGCCGCCGTTCACGGTGCCGAAGACACTCGCCGAACTGGCGGACTGA
- a CDS encoding DUF3107 domain-containing protein, producing the protein MEVKIGIKDTPRELVVSSGQSAEEVEKLVADALKTEDGLFSLTDEKGRKFLVPSDRIAYVEIAPSDVRRVGFAVGS; encoded by the coding sequence GTGGAGGTCAAGATCGGCATCAAGGACACCCCGCGTGAGCTGGTGGTGTCCAGTGGCCAGTCCGCCGAGGAGGTCGAGAAGCTGGTCGCCGACGCGCTGAAGACCGAGGACGGCCTGTTCAGCCTCACCGACGAGAAGGGCCGCAAGTTCCTGGTCCCGTCGGACCGGATCGCCTACGTCGAGATCGCGCCCTCGGACGTGCGCCGGGTCGGGTTCGCGGTCGGCTCGTAA
- a CDS encoding ferritin-like fold-containing protein produces the protein MTREISEGVVDLLGVIAYGELSAFDRMAEDARKAPTLSGRAALSAMAAAEIGHYEMLAKFLAEHGRRVEDAMAPFVARFDAWHASTAPRSWLESLVKAYVGDGLAADLYREVGSWLDPETKDLVVTVLADTGHSAFAEREVAAGIEADPKTRDKLALWGRRLLGEALTQAQYVVAERDPLAELIVSGSGDLSGIAGLFRRLQQGHTKRMQVLGLG, from the coding sequence GTGACACGAGAGATCAGCGAAGGCGTCGTCGACCTGCTCGGGGTCATCGCCTACGGCGAATTGTCCGCGTTCGACCGGATGGCGGAGGACGCGCGGAAGGCGCCCACCCTGTCCGGGCGCGCCGCGCTGTCGGCGATGGCGGCCGCCGAGATCGGGCACTACGAAATGCTGGCGAAGTTCCTCGCCGAGCACGGCAGGCGTGTCGAGGACGCGATGGCGCCGTTCGTGGCCCGGTTCGACGCCTGGCACGCGTCCACCGCGCCCAGGTCGTGGCTGGAATCGCTGGTCAAGGCCTACGTCGGGGACGGGCTGGCGGCGGACCTCTACCGCGAGGTGGGCAGCTGGCTGGACCCGGAGACCAAGGACCTGGTGGTCACGGTGCTCGCCGACACCGGGCACTCGGCGTTCGCCGAGCGGGAGGTCGCCGCGGGCATCGAGGCCGACCCCAAGACGCGCGACAAGCTGGCGCTGTGGGGGCGGCGGCTGCTCGGCGAGGCGCTCACCCAGGCGCAGTACGTGGTGGCCGAGCGGGACCCGCTGGCCGAGCTGATCGTGTCCGGCTCGGGCGACCTGTCGGGAATCGCCGGGCTCTTCCGCCGGTTGCAGCAGGGGCACACCAAACGGATGCAGGTGCTCGGGCTGGGCTAG
- a CDS encoding DEAD/DEAH box helicase — MALEHSETGVPDTDTSHPLQADHVEPATPTFAELGVRPEIVRALAEAGIEHTFAIQALTLPLALAGDDLIGQARTGMGKTLGFGVPLLQRVVSPGDGTPQALVVVPTRELCLQVTRDLTDAGKHLNVRTLAIYGGRPYEQQISALRKGVDVVVGTPGRLLDLAEQKALVLGKVRALVLDEADEMLDLGFLPDIERILGMVPDQRQTMLFSATMPDPIIKLARTFLNRPTHVRAEENDSSAVHERTTQFAYRAHSLDKPELIARVLQAKDRGLTMIFTRTKRTAQKVADDLAERGFAAAAVHGDLGQGAREQALRAFRSGKVDVLVATDVAARGIDVTDVTHVINYQTPEDESTYVHRIGRTGRAGKTGVAITLVDWDDMHRWQAINDALKLDMAEPVETYSTSKHLFSDLDIPEDATGRLPLSKRTRAGLAAEPEEQMGGRRRSGGATTRNRRRTRGAAKAGEGEQAEATGEPSGEERRPRRRTRGGKALGDTSGPAEKGPTEREGGEAAERPARRRRRRRSGSASATANTSDTPGSAD, encoded by the coding sequence GTGGCCCTCGAGCACAGCGAGACGGGCGTCCCGGACACCGACACCTCCCACCCGCTGCAGGCCGACCACGTCGAACCGGCCACCCCGACCTTCGCCGAGCTGGGCGTCCGCCCCGAGATCGTGCGCGCGCTCGCCGAGGCCGGCATCGAGCACACCTTCGCCATCCAGGCCCTCACGCTGCCGCTCGCGCTGGCCGGCGACGACCTGATCGGCCAGGCCCGCACCGGCATGGGCAAGACGCTGGGCTTCGGCGTCCCGCTGCTGCAGCGCGTGGTCTCCCCCGGCGACGGCACCCCGCAGGCCCTGGTGGTCGTCCCGACCCGTGAGCTCTGCCTGCAGGTCACCCGGGACCTCACCGACGCCGGCAAGCACCTGAACGTGCGCACCCTGGCGATCTACGGCGGCCGCCCCTACGAGCAGCAGATCAGCGCCCTGCGCAAGGGCGTCGACGTGGTCGTCGGCACCCCCGGCCGCCTGCTGGACCTGGCCGAGCAGAAGGCGCTGGTCCTCGGCAAGGTCCGCGCGCTGGTGCTGGACGAGGCCGACGAGATGCTCGACCTGGGCTTCCTGCCCGACATCGAGCGCATCCTCGGCATGGTGCCCGACCAGCGGCAGACCATGCTGTTCTCGGCCACGATGCCGGACCCGATCATCAAGCTGGCCCGCACCTTCCTCAACCGCCCGACGCACGTGCGGGCCGAGGAGAACGACTCCAGCGCGGTGCACGAGCGCACCACGCAGTTCGCCTACCGGGCGCACTCGCTCGACAAGCCCGAGCTGATCGCCCGCGTGCTGCAGGCCAAGGACCGCGGGCTGACGATGATCTTTACCCGCACCAAGCGCACCGCGCAGAAGGTGGCCGACGACCTCGCCGAGCGCGGGTTCGCCGCCGCGGCGGTGCACGGCGACCTCGGCCAGGGCGCTCGCGAGCAGGCGCTGCGCGCGTTCCGCTCCGGCAAGGTCGACGTGCTGGTCGCCACCGACGTGGCCGCCCGCGGCATCGACGTCACCGACGTGACGCACGTGATCAACTACCAGACACCCGAGGACGAGAGCACGTACGTGCACCGCATCGGCCGCACCGGCCGCGCGGGCAAGACCGGTGTCGCGATCACGCTGGTCGACTGGGACGACATGCACCGCTGGCAGGCCATCAACGACGCGCTCAAGCTCGACATGGCCGAGCCGGTCGAGACGTACTCGACGTCGAAGCACCTGTTCAGCGACCTGGACATCCCGGAGGACGCCACCGGGCGGCTGCCGCTGTCCAAGCGCACCCGCGCCGGCCTTGCCGCCGAGCCGGAGGAGCAGATGGGCGGCCGTCGCCGGAGCGGCGGCGCGACCACCCGCAACCGCCGCCGCACCCGCGGCGCCGCGAAGGCCGGCGAAGGCGAGCAGGCCGAGGCGACCGGCGAGCCGTCGGGTGAGGAGCGCCGTCCGCGCCGCCGCACCCGCGGTGGCAAGGCGCTCGGCGACACCTCGGGCCCGGCGGAGAAGGGCCCGACCGAGCGTGAAGGCGGCGAGGCCGCGGAGCGTCCCGCCCGTCGCCGCCGCCGTCGCCGTTCGGGCTCGGCCAGCGCGACGGCGAACACGTCTGATACACCGGGTTCGGCAGACTGA